The following are encoded together in the Lathyrus oleraceus cultivar Zhongwan6 chromosome 3, CAAS_Psat_ZW6_1.0, whole genome shotgun sequence genome:
- the LOC127129164 gene encoding serine/threonine-protein phosphatase 7 long form homolog, translated as MFVVSFLKVQYNNFLYCLFLKDPKKFRQRSHPMPYPDPWCVPYIERAGFGHVMHVVNATIDAKFILALCERWRPETHTFHLPTGECTVTLEDVYMLLGLRIDGKPVTGNVQQPNQICVEMLGVDLVEGEGSAKARGQGIKLSSLQLYHDSITLTEESSEQEKVIKTRVYIMLLFGNLLFPEGTGNSINFMYLSLLGDIDRISTYSWGSAVLAFLYSSLCKNAQNEHCTFSGCSFLLQTWGWWRLPRLAPENPNDYSFPYATRFITTGLDYSLTPKNKIIFYRQLLDRLRAQDFIWRPYLGLEHQPNPEDAAVWTAKTAIMRFTTVEMHQSDRVKLQFGMHQDIPGPPMSMEPWHLKKVSHQWYAQNWKEFAKEFRKMWKDRAHYVLQFPVAPNEMKPTREYVEWYRANTNPEMIVSDPFYLDDPRMQQPYFQQQQPPQYSQQQQPPPYYQQQPPQPFYQQQPPPPYYQQQPPPPYYQQQQPQHMSTPQPNQQYIPQTQSQYHEDYQQQTQHSHHHQQSQHLPQYQSPYFHQSQQFQHGNFPSSSSPPPSPDTGIQEDYQQDYYTPQQTLHFGQPDSTLNYQRPQFEGAPSSSQFVPPRQSFEGAEGTRLSYSTEGTSTEPQRQAARGRVRARGGNREAPPPREPSRRVTRPPPCGSYKGPHHM; from the exons atgtttgtagttagttttttaaaagtccaatataataattttttatattgtttgtttttaaaggatcccaagaaatttcgtcaacgttcacacccaatgccttatccagacccatggtgcgtaccttacatagagcgtgcgggtttcggtcatgtaatgcatgtcgtaaatgccaccattgatgccaaattcattttggctctgtgtgaacgttggagacctgagacacacacctttcacctaccaactggtgaatgtaccgtcacattagaggacgtgtacatgcttttaggtcttagaatagatggtaagcctgtcaccggaaatgttcaacagcctaaccaaatatgtgttgaaatgttgggggtagatctggtcgagggtgaggggtctgccaaagcaaggggtcagggtattaaattatctagcctacaattgtaccacgactccataactttgactgaggaatcctccgaacaagaaaaagtcataaaaacccgggtttacattatgctattgtttgggaacttgctatttcccgaagggacgggaaatagcataaattttatgtacttgagtttgctcggggacattgatagaataagcacatatagttggggttctgcagtattagcattcctatatagctctttgtgtaaaaatgcacaaaatgagcactgtacattttctggatgttCTTTTTTGCTtcaaacatgggggtggtggagattgccgaggctagccccagaaaatcctaatgactactccttcccctacgcaactag gttcattacaaccggactggattacagtcttacccccaaaaataaaattatattttatcgtcaactgttggatcgtctccgagcacaggat tttatttggaggccatatttgggattggaacatcaaccaaaccccgaagatgcagctgtttggacagcaaaaacggccataatgcggttcaccactgtggagatgcaccaaagtgaccgtgtcaagcttcaattcggaatgcatcaagacatcccaggccccccaatgtccatggaaccttggcatctaaaaaaagtcagccaccagtggtatgcccaaaattggaaggaatttgctaaggagtttcgaaaaatgtggaaagaccgtgcccactatgttctacaatttccggtggcgcccaacgaaatgaagccgacaagggaatatgtggaatggtatagagcaaataccaatccagaaatgattgtgtctgacccgttctatttggacgatccccggatgcaacagccatatttccaacaacaacaaccaccacagtattcccaacaacaacaaccaccaccttattaccaacaacaaccaccacaaccattttaccaacaacaaccaccaccaccttattaccaacaacaaccaccaccaccatattaccaacaacaacaaccacaacacatgtccaccccccaaccaaatcaacaatacataccacaaactcaatcccaataccatgaagactaccaacaacaaactcaacattcccaccaccatcaacagtcccaacacctaccacaatatcaatccccctacttccaccaatcccaacaaTTCCAACACGGCAATTTCCcaagctcttccagtcctccacctagccccgacacgggtatacaagaggactaccaacaggactactacacaccacaacaaacattgcactttggccaacccgattcaaccctaaactaccaaagaccacaattcgagggcgcacccagcagtagtcagtttgtcccaccgagacaaagcttcgagggcgcagaggggacccgtctttcctacagcactgaagggacttcgaccgAACCACAACGGCAAGCGGCAAGGGGGCGCGTTAGggcaaggggtggtaatagggaagcaccaccaccacgtgaaccgtctaggcgagtaactagacctcccccgtgcggatcgtacaagggaccgcatcatatgtga